ATGTGTCTGATCTCCAACTGTTGAACCCGACAGGTGAAGGTGTTGTTGTCAGAKTTSGGGACGTTRACATGGCTTGTCACAGTGTAGCAGCCTTCACGGTCTCTGGATGTCTCTGTAGGTCYAGCAGCAGGGAGGACAYGTCCATGAGCGTCCCACCACTCCATGACAGGCTCTGGGTAGCAGCCTTCAGCCTCACACCGCAGGACCACCTCATCGCCTTTGATTCCCTCAATGATGATATAACTGGTCTAGATGCAGCACCTATACAGTATAcagatataccacggctttcagcaatcagcattcagggctgaaaCCACTAGTATAATGTTTGTatacagactgtataccacgcttcagccaatcagcattcagggcgaaaccacctagtttataatgtttggtatatcagactgtataccacggctttcagccaatcagcattcaggctgAAACCACCTAGTTTATAATGTTTAGAATCAGAcctataccacggctttcagccaatcagcattcaggctgAAACCACCTAGTTTATAATGTTTGGtaatcagactgtataccacggctttcagccaatcagtcaggctgaaccacctagtttataatgtttggtatatcagactgtataccacggctttcagcaatcagcattcagggctcaaaccacctagtttataatgtttggtatattcaGACGTATACTACGGCTGAAGAACACCCcatagccgtgatatattggccatataccacaccccctcgggccttattgattAAATATAACACAAGGGTTTGTTGATATTCTTGGACCTTTAAATTAAAAGAGGAACTAACAAGAGATCACAGCATTGTACAGGGACTTAGCTGGGGTCAAGGTCAGTATGTAGTCTaaccaatgtacagtatgtaactaaTACTCATCATGCTATGGACTTGACATTGAACTCACCCTTGATTTSATGAGATCTGTCTCCTAAGGGGRTTTGGGTGGTCAGCAGGTGTGTTGACTCACCAACAATGAGTTGAATGATGCTTTTCTGGTGGTCCAGCAGTGGAATGTAACAGGTGTAGTTTCCAGCATCAGACAGTTTCACTCTGGTCAACTTTAAACTAGCGTTGCCGTTCTCTAGTTCTTCTTTAAACAGTGACGTCCTTCCCCCGAAGACTGGATTCTGGAGCACCAGatcctccttctcatctctgtAAAGATGGACCTCTTTTGGTTTTAGGTCCGGTCTCTGCCACTCTACTGTCTGATGCACAGCACTGACAGTGCTTCTCAGGGTGCAAGGCAGGATGACGTCATCACCAACTAAGGCCACAATGGGTTGAACTGTACCTGAAAGAAACAGATTACAGATTSATATACTTTGAKACAAAACAAGATATATGCCTACTGAATGTTGAGCAGGTTGACAGKGACTYCCACAACAACTAAGGTAATTTAAAACATGAAATGRTCTATGAACATTGACTAACATCAGCAGTCCTACAAATGTGAACTTTACTCTCATACACAATTCAATAAAGCGTCTCACTAAATAGTAGTGATCAGTTAGAATAATCGGTTTATTGATTAGTTGATCGGAGGTGTTTGAATCAATCACAGATATGAAAAAGGCTGCATTTCCACAGACAGCTGATCTCTCTTTAGTGAGAGCTTTCACATGATGCTAGGCTACCTCAGGAGACACTtttaa
This genomic window from Salvelinus sp. IW2-2015 unplaced genomic scaffold, ASM291031v2 Un_scaffold7056, whole genome shotgun sequence contains:
- the LOC112079153 gene encoding myelin-oligodendrocyte glycoprotein-like — translated: METYSACGLWTLLMYIISISSTSRDTGGTVQPIVALVGDDVILPCTLRSTVSAVHQTVEWQRPDLKPKEVHLYRDEKEDLVLQNPVFGGRTSLFKEELENGNASLKLTRVKLSDAGNYTCYIPLLDHQKSIIQLIVGESTHLLTTQXPLGDRSHZIKGAASRPVISSLRESKAMRWSCGVRLKAATQSLSWSGGTLMDXSSLLLDLQRHPETVKAATL